In Propionicimonas paludicola, a single window of DNA contains:
- a CDS encoding M48 family metallopeptidase has protein sequence MTGQEPIEVRRSRRRTRTLTVFREGGRLVAVVPERISAREQNELIPPLVQRFLRREAKRGLPQAPDELNRRALELYRRYLRPLTGEDPPGFSVTWSSRQQHRWGSCSAWSGEIRLSARLQTMPSWVSDYVLLHELAHLHQPNHSAEFHRLLSGYPDRDRAKAYLLGYQHGAGMGESETPDAEDDYS, from the coding sequence GTGACTGGTCAGGAGCCGATTGAGGTGCGTCGCAGCCGACGCCGCACCCGCACGCTCACCGTCTTCCGTGAGGGCGGACGGTTGGTCGCCGTGGTGCCGGAGCGGATCTCGGCTCGGGAGCAGAACGAACTGATTCCGCCGCTGGTGCAGCGCTTCCTGCGCCGCGAGGCGAAGAGGGGATTGCCGCAGGCTCCCGATGAGCTCAACCGGCGCGCTCTGGAGCTGTATCGCCGCTACCTGCGGCCGCTGACCGGAGAGGATCCACCCGGTTTCTCGGTGACCTGGAGCAGCCGTCAGCAGCACCGCTGGGGTTCCTGTTCGGCCTGGTCAGGCGAGATTCGGCTGTCCGCGCGGCTGCAGACCATGCCGTCGTGGGTCAGTGACTATGTGCTGCTGCACGAGCTGGCCCATCTGCACCAGCCGAACCACTCCGCCGAGTTCCATCGGCTGCTGTCCGGCTACCCGGACCGGGACCGGGCCAAGGCCTACCTGCTCGGCTACCAACACGGAGCCGGGATGGGGGAGTCCGAGACCCCGGACGCCGAGGACGACTACTCCTGA
- a CDS encoding UPF0182 family protein — protein MSSNAVAGLNKRWLPTIAILLGLVIVGSVFTELWTRKLWFDSLGMPVVFDVQLLTQVLLFVTFFALMALVVGLNMWLAFRARPLARRTGQSAILDRYRDLFELNPWLSIGVPAVAMGVIAGLSASGDPLVWLAWWNRTPFGNADPYFGLDASFYVFDYPVYTQLLAFGMGAVFFGAIAALLVHFAVGGIVTGRGRTRGVDGRAARLHLSILAGILLALYGVQQLLDRYGMLVSQGSLFTGMQYTDDHARLTAKLVIAIIAFICAGLFFANGFLKRWTLPMVGLILMLASGLILGLIYPAIVQSFTVKPNEPDKESTYIQANIDATRKAFDIADAKVTDYAAVVKVSPGQLKEDAEALPGIRLIDPAVVSSSFDQLQQVKGYYSFPDALDVDRYQLDGRETDVVVAARELDLSRVDQNWNNLHTVYTHGNGLVAAYGNRRSAGGDPVWIEHDLPSTGQLGDYEGRIYFGEESHNFAIVGREPGQAPIELDTPAGGANGSEAYNTYTGTGGVPIGNFFTRMLYAAKFADLNIILSDRVGSASRILYDRTPKQRVAEVAPWLTLDSNIYPAVVSGRLVWIVDGYTTSATYPNSQLESLRDSTTDASSALTGRQVDEQVNYLRNSVKAVVDASDGSVSLYAWNEADPILQTYMKAFPGTVQPRSAISADLLMHLRYPEDLFKVQRQVLARYHMTNPASWFQGSDLWQVPADPAQSGGSTGNGQSSPASTGVAEPPYYLSIKWPNDTSAVFSQTAVFVPYARSNLSAYLSVISEATSPDYGKMRVLRMSGTVQVDGPGQTFNAMTNDPRFAELLRSYLNQGSAEAKYGNLLTLPMGSGLLYVMPIYTTRTGSVGSYPVLRFVAARFGDQVGIGETLQEALDKVFAGDAGANTGEQPTTDPTTSPTTSPTTGPTSSPTGTPSAQPTSTPTGGGPVDQAGAQAAMQRADTAFQAAETALKSGDLAEYQRQVELAKKAVEEALVKLGKK, from the coding sequence ATGAGCTCGAATGCCGTAGCCGGACTAAACAAGCGATGGTTACCGACCATCGCCATCCTGCTCGGACTGGTGATCGTGGGCTCGGTGTTCACCGAGCTGTGGACGCGCAAGCTCTGGTTCGATTCGCTGGGTATGCCGGTGGTGTTCGACGTTCAGTTGCTCACTCAGGTGTTGCTGTTCGTGACCTTCTTCGCCCTGATGGCGCTGGTGGTCGGGCTGAACATGTGGCTGGCCTTCCGGGCTCGTCCGCTGGCTCGCCGGACCGGTCAGAGCGCCATCCTTGATCGCTACCGGGATCTGTTCGAACTGAACCCCTGGCTCAGCATCGGGGTGCCGGCGGTCGCCATGGGAGTGATCGCGGGTCTGTCCGCGTCCGGCGACCCGCTGGTCTGGCTGGCCTGGTGGAATCGGACGCCGTTCGGCAACGCCGATCCCTACTTCGGGCTGGACGCCAGCTTCTACGTCTTCGACTACCCGGTCTACACCCAGCTGCTCGCCTTCGGAATGGGTGCCGTCTTCTTCGGCGCGATCGCGGCCTTGCTGGTGCACTTCGCGGTCGGTGGCATCGTCACCGGACGCGGCCGTACCCGCGGCGTGGACGGACGCGCCGCCCGGCTGCACCTGTCGATCCTGGCCGGCATCCTGCTGGCCCTGTACGGCGTGCAGCAGCTGCTGGATCGCTACGGGATGCTGGTGTCCCAGGGCAGCCTGTTCACCGGCATGCAGTACACCGACGATCATGCCCGGCTGACCGCCAAACTGGTGATCGCCATCATCGCCTTCATCTGCGCCGGGCTGTTCTTCGCCAACGGCTTCCTGAAGCGATGGACGCTGCCGATGGTCGGCCTGATCCTGATGCTGGCGTCGGGCTTGATCCTTGGCCTGATCTACCCGGCCATCGTCCAGTCGTTCACGGTCAAGCCGAACGAGCCGGACAAGGAGAGCACCTACATCCAGGCGAACATCGACGCCACCCGGAAGGCCTTCGACATCGCCGACGCCAAGGTCACCGACTATGCGGCCGTGGTGAAGGTGAGCCCCGGCCAGCTGAAGGAGGATGCCGAGGCGCTGCCCGGGATCCGGCTGATCGACCCGGCCGTGGTCTCGTCCTCCTTCGATCAGCTTCAGCAGGTCAAGGGCTACTACAGCTTCCCGGACGCCCTCGACGTCGACCGCTACCAGCTCGACGGTCGCGAGACCGATGTGGTGGTCGCGGCCCGCGAACTCGACTTGAGCCGGGTCGACCAGAACTGGAACAACCTCCACACCGTCTACACCCACGGCAACGGGCTGGTGGCCGCCTACGGCAACCGGCGCAGTGCCGGCGGTGACCCGGTCTGGATCGAGCACGATCTGCCCTCGACCGGCCAGCTGGGTGATTACGAAGGCCGGATCTACTTCGGTGAGGAGAGCCACAACTTCGCGATCGTCGGACGCGAGCCCGGCCAGGCGCCGATCGAGCTGGACACCCCGGCCGGCGGCGCGAACGGGTCGGAGGCCTACAACACCTACACCGGAACCGGAGGGGTGCCGATCGGCAACTTCTTCACCCGGATGCTGTACGCGGCCAAGTTCGCCGACCTGAACATCATCCTGTCCGACCGAGTTGGTTCGGCGTCTAGGATCCTTTACGACCGCACTCCCAAACAGCGGGTGGCCGAGGTGGCCCCGTGGCTGACTCTGGATTCGAACATCTACCCTGCCGTGGTGTCGGGACGGCTGGTCTGGATCGTCGACGGCTACACCACCAGTGCCACCTACCCGAACAGCCAGCTGGAGTCGTTGCGGGATTCGACCACCGACGCGTCCTCTGCGCTCACCGGGCGCCAGGTGGACGAGCAGGTCAACTACCTGCGCAACTCGGTCAAGGCGGTCGTGGACGCCAGTGACGGCAGCGTCTCGCTGTACGCCTGGAACGAGGCCGATCCGATCCTGCAGACCTACATGAAGGCCTTCCCGGGCACGGTGCAGCCGCGCAGCGCGATCAGCGCCGACCTGCTGATGCACCTGCGTTACCCGGAGGACCTGTTCAAGGTGCAGCGCCAGGTGTTGGCCCGCTACCACATGACCAACCCGGCATCCTGGTTCCAGGGTTCCGACCTGTGGCAGGTGCCGGCAGATCCGGCGCAGTCGGGTGGGTCGACCGGCAACGGGCAGAGCTCCCCGGCCTCCACTGGGGTGGCTGAGCCGCCGTACTACCTGTCGATCAAGTGGCCCAACGACACCTCGGCGGTGTTCAGCCAGACCGCGGTGTTCGTCCCGTATGCCCGCTCGAACCTGAGCGCCTACCTGTCGGTGATCTCCGAGGCGACCAGCCCCGACTACGGCAAGATGCGAGTGCTGCGGATGTCCGGCACCGTCCAGGTGGACGGCCCTGGCCAGACCTTCAACGCCATGACCAACGACCCGCGCTTCGCCGAACTGCTGCGCTCCTACCTGAACCAGGGTTCGGCCGAGGCCAAGTACGGCAACCTGCTGACCCTGCCAATGGGTAGCGGCCTGCTGTACGTGATGCCGATCTACACCACCCGTACCGGCAGCGTCGGTTCGTACCCGGTGCTGCGCTTCGTTGCGGCTCGTTTCGGCGACCAGGTCGGGATCGGGGAGACCCTGCAGGAGGCGCTGGACAAGGTCTTCGCCGGGGACGCCGGTGCCAACACCGGCGAGCAGCCGACCACCGATCCGACCACGTCGCCGACGACATCGCCGACCACGGGTCCGACCTCAAGTCCGACGGGGACGCCGTCTGCGCAGCCAACGTCCACTCCGACCGGCGGCGGTCCGGTGGACCAGGCCGGTGCGCAGGCTGCCATGCAGCGAGCCGACACGGCCTTCCAGGCCGCGGAGACCGCGCTGAAGTCCGGCGACCTGGCCGAGTATCAG
- a CDS encoding zinc-dependent metalloprotease: protein MTEPGSPDDDALLRFLAQFGITPGADGQLDPAQLMARMQQLMTSFSTQLAGFGNADPASGMNWGFARDIAKRTAGSSGLDLEPDAALLARLKDAVGLADLWLDEEIAFPRLTSAPSAWTRQAWVDHTFDAWQELLRPVVTQLSRALRELVDAEVPGLEHMLRLSVAGMFAGQVGQALGQLAGQVVSVGDIGLPLTARPQVAILPTNLAAFGEGLEQSEADLLLYWAIRETARQRLFGAVGWLGPQLLALVDHYAREISVDGAALEQAIESRLGSVNSPEELEAAGQALAGSLFAPLTSEAQREVLGRLETLLALIEGWVDEVVAQVAGARMPAAAPLTETLRRRRATGGPAESALKTLFGLELRPRRTRDAANLWAALRAKQGSAARDAVWQHPDLVPTAADLDDPLGFQPSATPSDALDEELARLLDESDDQE from the coding sequence ATGACCGAGCCGGGCAGTCCGGACGACGACGCGCTGCTGCGCTTCCTGGCCCAGTTCGGGATCACCCCCGGCGCTGATGGACAGCTCGACCCTGCCCAGCTGATGGCGCGGATGCAGCAGTTGATGACGTCGTTCTCGACCCAGTTGGCCGGCTTCGGCAATGCCGATCCGGCCAGCGGAATGAACTGGGGATTCGCTCGCGACATCGCCAAGCGCACGGCCGGCTCGTCCGGCCTGGATCTGGAGCCGGACGCCGCTCTGCTCGCCCGGCTGAAGGACGCAGTCGGACTGGCCGACCTGTGGCTGGACGAGGAGATCGCCTTCCCGCGGCTGACCAGTGCACCGAGTGCCTGGACCCGACAGGCCTGGGTGGATCACACCTTCGACGCTTGGCAGGAGCTGCTGCGTCCGGTGGTGACCCAGCTGTCCCGGGCGCTGCGTGAACTCGTGGACGCTGAGGTCCCCGGCTTGGAGCACATGTTGCGCCTCTCGGTGGCCGGGATGTTCGCCGGCCAGGTCGGCCAGGCGCTGGGCCAACTGGCCGGACAGGTGGTCTCGGTGGGCGACATCGGGCTCCCGCTGACCGCCCGCCCGCAGGTGGCGATCCTGCCGACCAACCTGGCCGCCTTCGGCGAAGGTCTGGAGCAGTCCGAAGCCGATCTGCTGCTGTACTGGGCGATCCGCGAGACCGCGCGTCAGCGACTCTTCGGAGCGGTCGGCTGGCTGGGCCCGCAGCTGCTGGCCCTGGTCGATCACTACGCCCGGGAGATCAGCGTCGACGGTGCCGCCCTGGAGCAGGCCATCGAGAGCCGACTGGGCTCGGTGAACTCACCCGAAGAGCTGGAAGCTGCCGGTCAGGCGCTGGCCGGCAGCCTGTTCGCCCCGCTGACCAGCGAGGCCCAGCGTGAGGTGCTCGGTCGGCTGGAGACCCTGCTGGCCCTGATCGAGGGCTGGGTGGACGAAGTGGTGGCCCAGGTGGCCGGAGCCCGGATGCCCGCCGCGGCACCGCTCACCGAGACCTTGCGGCGCCGCAGGGCGACCGGTGGCCCGGCCGAGTCGGCGCTGAAGACCCTGTTCGGGCTGGAGCTGCGGCCCCGCCGCACCCGAGACGCCGCCAATCTGTGGGCGGCATTGCGGGCCAAGCAGGGAAGCGCGGCGCGAGACGCTGTCTGGCAACACCCGGATCTGGTGCCCACGGCGGCCGACCTGGACGACCCGCTGGGCTTCCAGCCGTCCGCCACGCCGAGCGACGCGCTGGACGAGGAACTGGCCCGGCTGCTCGACGAGAGCGACGATCAGGAGTAG
- a CDS encoding YlbL family protein encodes MTRQTWTATLSAILFVLLAAVIALVPVPYVTWAPGATHDLLGQVDGKDAISITGIPTRHPSGKLRLTTVAVTSPGGVLSLPEALISYWLPSREVLPRDVVYRPGVSDADLTSQEAELMTDSQTTAVVAALRAARVPVTEMPMIAAVLNSGPANGILKPGDLIESVDNRHVESKENVTEAVRDRNVGEPVTITYFRDGQRKHSTIVTRATEAAPKEPIIGVKLATGYSYAPKVTFAVDQNIGGSSAGLMFSIAIYSMLSDQDLIAGRDIAGTGTVDAEGRVGAIGGIQEKLAAAARDQSKIFLAPRANCVDLGAIPDTISVVAVDNLGDAVSALQGGGVGPTGTVTGCE; translated from the coding sequence ATGACCAGGCAGACCTGGACGGCGACGCTGTCGGCGATCCTTTTCGTCCTGCTGGCCGCTGTCATCGCGCTGGTTCCGGTGCCGTACGTGACCTGGGCGCCCGGCGCCACTCACGACCTGCTCGGCCAGGTGGACGGCAAGGATGCGATCTCGATCACCGGCATACCCACCCGGCATCCCAGCGGCAAGCTGCGGCTGACCACGGTGGCGGTGACCTCGCCCGGAGGGGTGCTGAGCCTGCCGGAGGCGCTGATCTCCTACTGGCTGCCCTCGCGTGAGGTGCTGCCGCGCGACGTGGTCTACCGCCCGGGAGTCTCGGACGCCGACTTGACCTCCCAAGAAGCCGAGTTGATGACCGACTCGCAGACCACCGCGGTGGTGGCGGCCCTGCGGGCGGCCCGGGTGCCGGTCACCGAGATGCCGATGATCGCGGCCGTGCTGAACTCCGGGCCCGCGAACGGCATTCTCAAGCCCGGCGACTTGATCGAGTCGGTCGACAATCGCCATGTCGAGAGCAAGGAGAACGTCACCGAAGCCGTGCGGGATCGCAATGTCGGCGAACCGGTGACCATCACCTACTTCCGCGACGGCCAGCGCAAGCACTCCACGATCGTGACCCGGGCCACCGAGGCGGCCCCGAAGGAGCCGATCATCGGAGTCAAGCTGGCCACCGGCTACAGCTACGCGCCGAAGGTCACCTTCGCCGTCGACCAGAACATCGGCGGCTCCAGCGCCGGCCTGATGTTCTCGATCGCGATCTACTCCATGCTCAGTGATCAGGACCTGATCGCCGGGCGGGATATCGCCGGTACCGGAACGGTGGACGCCGAGGGCCGGGTCGGCGCGATCGGCGGGATCCAGGAGAAGCTGGCTGCGGCCGCTCGCGATCAGTCGAAGATCTTCTTGGCGCCGCGGGCGAACTGTGTCGATCTGGGCGCGATCCCGGACACGATCTCGGTGGTCGCGGTGGACAACCTGGGTGATGCGGTCTCGGCGCTGCAAGGCGGCGGTGTGGGGCCGACGGGAACAGTAACGGGGTGCGAGTGA
- a CDS encoding ABC1 kinase family protein, with the protein MTGPSNEPPVLPQGSLGRASKLLSLPLGAAARAGADLGRRLLGSPAEEVAARSRQAAAEQLFSVLGELKGGAMKFGQALSLFEAMLPEEIAEPFRDRLRALQDAAPPMPAARAQAVLKAELGADWRRLLPELDQRPAAAASIGQVHRGRLADGTEVAVKIQYPGADVALSSDLRQMQRLSGVASTLTGGLDLVALSKELSLRVSEEVDYTLEAANQAAMAAGTQGHPRYLVPRVHQATRRVLISDWIEGRKLTSVIGRPQAERNQAALDYVSFLFSGPELAGILHADPHPGNFLLTSDGRLGVVDFGLVSRLPNGLPTSMGRLIRLAVAGEAELMRAGLIEEGFIGPEVDAAEVLDYLAPFVEPAQVSEFSFNREWARQQFQRVQDAMADGSVATRISLPPDYLLIYRVWLGGIAVLAQLDVQADFASVLRDHLPGFSDSQA; encoded by the coding sequence GTGACTGGCCCATCCAACGAACCTCCGGTGCTGCCCCAAGGCAGCCTCGGCCGCGCGTCCAAGCTGCTCAGCCTGCCGCTGGGCGCGGCCGCTCGGGCCGGTGCCGACCTGGGTCGGCGGCTGCTCGGCAGTCCGGCTGAGGAGGTGGCCGCCCGCTCCCGGCAGGCCGCGGCCGAACAGCTGTTCTCGGTGCTGGGCGAACTCAAGGGCGGCGCCATGAAGTTCGGCCAGGCGCTCAGCCTGTTCGAGGCCATGCTGCCCGAGGAGATCGCCGAGCCGTTCCGCGACCGGCTGCGGGCACTGCAGGACGCGGCGCCGCCGATGCCGGCGGCCCGGGCTCAGGCCGTCCTCAAGGCAGAGCTGGGTGCCGACTGGCGTCGGCTGCTCCCCGAACTCGATCAGCGCCCGGCGGCAGCCGCATCAATCGGCCAGGTGCATCGCGGACGGCTGGCCGACGGCACCGAGGTGGCCGTCAAGATCCAGTACCCCGGTGCCGATGTGGCGCTGTCCAGTGACCTGCGGCAGATGCAGCGGCTGTCCGGGGTGGCCAGCACCCTGACCGGCGGCCTGGATCTGGTCGCGCTCAGCAAGGAGCTGTCGCTGCGGGTCTCCGAGGAGGTCGACTACACCCTCGAGGCCGCCAACCAGGCGGCCATGGCCGCAGGAACCCAAGGTCATCCGCGCTATCTGGTGCCGCGGGTCCATCAGGCCACCCGCCGGGTGCTGATCAGCGACTGGATCGAGGGCCGGAAGCTGACCAGCGTGATCGGACGTCCGCAGGCCGAACGCAACCAGGCCGCCCTCGACTACGTGAGCTTCCTGTTCTCCGGCCCGGAACTGGCCGGCATCCTGCACGCCGATCCGCACCCGGGCAACTTCCTACTCACCAGCGATGGACGCCTCGGCGTCGTCGACTTCGGGCTGGTCAGTCGGCTCCCCAACGGCCTGCCCACCTCGATGGGACGGCTGATCCGGCTGGCCGTGGCCGGCGAGGCCGAGCTGATGCGGGCCGGCCTGATCGAAGAGGGCTTCATCGGCCCCGAGGTGGACGCGGCCGAGGTGCTGGACTACCTGGCCCCGTTCGTGGAGCCGGCCCAGGTCTCGGAGTTCAGCTTCAACCGGGAGTGGGCCCGGCAGCAGTTCCAGCGCGTCCAGGACGCCATGGCCGACGGCTCGGTGGCCACCCGGATCTCGTTGCCCCCGGACTACCTGCTGATCTACCGGGTCTGGTTGGGCGGCATCGCGGTACTGGCCCAGCTGGACGTCCAGGCCGACTTCGCCAGCGTCCTGCGCGACCATCTGCCCGGCTTCTCCGACAGCCAGGCCTGA
- a CDS encoding PPA1309 family protein — MNDALVAALIEVERHVGRSGWDQPARIFALVPTREFVAAEPSLAAQFAAANPDGFTSIEQDDFHAGDDLGETLARLVWPPSVSGCVLALERAFLPAGSEAELPDDPAQAARVVAEHPDRLDLRVVVGVTRDGTRHAVARLRSDEQELLEGAELVPALADALSHTLE, encoded by the coding sequence GTGAACGACGCTTTGGTTGCCGCGCTGATCGAGGTGGAGCGCCATGTGGGGCGCTCCGGCTGGGACCAGCCGGCTCGGATCTTTGCCCTGGTCCCGACCAGGGAGTTCGTGGCTGCCGAGCCGTCCCTGGCTGCGCAGTTCGCTGCCGCGAACCCGGACGGATTCACCTCCATCGAGCAGGACGACTTCCACGCCGGGGACGACCTGGGTGAGACCCTGGCCCGGCTGGTCTGGCCGCCCTCGGTGAGCGGCTGCGTGCTGGCTTTGGAGCGGGCGTTCCTGCCCGCCGGATCCGAGGCCGAGCTGCCCGACGACCCGGCCCAGGCGGCTCGAGTGGTGGCCGAGCATCCCGACCGGCTCGACCTGCGAGTCGTAGTCGGTGTGACCAGGGACGGCACCCGGCATGCGGTGGCCCGGCTGCGCTCGGACGAGCAAGAGCTGCTGGAGGGTGCCGAGTTGGTCCCGGCGCTGGCTGATGCGCTATCGCATACATTGGAGTGA
- a CDS encoding DUF5679 domain-containing protein, with protein sequence MAEDTYTGSFYCVKCKDHREAQGEVVVNAKGTRIAKAKCPVCSTNLTRFLPKA encoded by the coding sequence GTGGCTGAGGACACCTACACCGGATCGTTCTACTGCGTGAAGTGCAAGGACCACCGTGAGGCTCAGGGCGAGGTCGTCGTGAACGCCAAGGGCACCCGGATCGCCAAGGCGAAGTGCCCGGTCTGCAGCACCAATCTGACGCGGTTCCTGCCCAAGGCCTGA
- a CDS encoding DUF4012 domain-containing protein, with product MRISWKWLGPVIGALALAAVLGAGWWWQGQFQDAASAGKRAASAGVDALATFDAPRAKDQFTVAGQEFRRARGLLGPDWLRGVPWAGPQVAAAAQLTEIGDTGSTAGAQLADLLVRIGDSGDTNRLRTIAGLAPTHLEPALGDLAEVGQRVDGLSTDGLVPPLADAITALKSLVASHQGIFDAAGPARDLVHYLFGSQHQFVLLSQNSAELRPVGGFVGTYGLVTIGPDGFRLDKYQGIYRLPSDTLNLEAPAGARMTKQLRFRDANWWIDLPTSARQLLQLWDSMKQPKVDGLVAIDVVTLKELLTVFGPVQLPGTSEKLTADNAVQRLTEFVEFDRASEGRVAKAEGLVPLVKAMLERIEKVPADRVQPLLKVILELTAEKHIQLFSTDPTAQTALVDLALGGAINPPADTTDLLVSSNAMVRASKSNLGVSKAMDYQVTLAADGSADTRLRLDFAKTTAVYPGLPTQLFSDYLRVYRSPGTQLTSEGSGFVDRPEDGRPVFATSFELAPGAKQSVQLQTRVEKALTPAPDGNTARYRLLVVRQADLAETAFRLKVQAPDGWRFSSGTATWRPGGGDPVAVTVNGATASLKSDLKRDLIVDLELTKG from the coding sequence GTGAGGATCTCCTGGAAGTGGCTCGGGCCGGTGATCGGGGCGTTGGCCCTGGCCGCTGTGCTCGGCGCGGGCTGGTGGTGGCAGGGCCAGTTCCAGGACGCGGCCAGCGCCGGGAAGAGGGCCGCCAGCGCCGGAGTGGACGCCTTGGCGACGTTCGACGCACCCCGGGCCAAGGACCAGTTCACCGTGGCCGGCCAGGAGTTCCGCAGAGCGCGAGGGTTGCTCGGCCCGGACTGGCTCCGGGGCGTCCCGTGGGCCGGCCCTCAGGTGGCCGCCGCCGCACAACTCACCGAGATCGGTGACACCGGATCCACGGCCGGCGCGCAGCTGGCCGACCTGCTCGTCCGGATCGGCGACTCGGGTGACACCAACCGGCTACGCACCATCGCCGGCCTCGCCCCGACCCACCTGGAGCCGGCGCTGGGCGACCTGGCCGAGGTCGGGCAGCGAGTCGACGGTCTGTCCACCGACGGCCTGGTGCCACCGCTGGCCGATGCCATCACCGCGCTGAAGTCCCTGGTGGCGTCCCATCAGGGCATCTTCGACGCGGCCGGACCGGCCCGGGACCTGGTGCACTACCTGTTCGGTAGCCAGCATCAGTTCGTCCTGCTCTCCCAGAACAGCGCCGAGCTTCGTCCGGTCGGCGGCTTCGTCGGCACCTACGGCCTGGTCACCATCGGCCCGGACGGGTTCCGCCTGGACAAGTACCAGGGCATCTACCGGCTCCCCTCCGACACCCTGAACCTTGAGGCGCCGGCCGGTGCGCGGATGACCAAACAGCTGCGGTTCCGCGACGCCAACTGGTGGATCGACCTGCCGACCAGCGCCCGGCAGCTGCTCCAGCTGTGGGACTCGATGAAGCAGCCGAAGGTGGACGGCCTGGTCGCCATCGACGTCGTCACCCTCAAGGAACTCCTCACCGTCTTCGGCCCGGTGCAGCTACCCGGCACCAGCGAGAAGCTGACCGCGGACAACGCCGTGCAGCGGCTCACCGAGTTCGTCGAGTTCGACCGGGCCTCCGAAGGCCGCGTGGCCAAGGCCGAAGGGCTGGTGCCCCTGGTCAAGGCCATGCTCGAGCGGATCGAGAAGGTGCCGGCCGACCGCGTCCAGCCACTGCTGAAGGTGATCCTCGAACTCACCGCTGAGAAGCACATTCAGCTGTTCAGCACCGACCCCACCGCTCAAACTGCGCTGGTCGACCTGGCCCTGGGTGGGGCGATCAACCCGCCGGCCGACACCACCGATCTGCTGGTGTCCAGCAACGCCATGGTGCGGGCCAGCAAGTCCAACCTCGGGGTGAGCAAGGCCATGGACTACCAGGTCACCCTTGCCGCCGATGGCTCGGCCGACACCCGACTGCGGCTGGACTTCGCCAAGACCACCGCGGTCTACCCCGGGCTGCCCACCCAGCTGTTCAGCGACTACCTGCGGGTCTACCGGTCCCCCGGCACTCAGCTGACTTCGGAGGGCTCCGGCTTCGTCGATCGCCCCGAGGACGGACGTCCGGTCTTCGCGACCTCCTTCGAGCTGGCCCCCGGCGCGAAGCAATCCGTGCAACTGCAGACGCGGGTCGAGAAGGCCCTCACTCCGGCTCCGGACGGCAACACCGCCCGCTATCGACTGCTGGTGGTTCGCCAGGCCGATCTGGCCGAGACGGCGTTCCGACTGAAGGTGCAGGCGCCCGACGGCTGGCGGTTCAGCTCGGGGACGGCCACCTGGCGTCCCGGCGGCGGCGACCCGGTTGCCGTGACGGTGAACGGCGCCACAGCCAGCCTGAAGTCCGACCTCAAGCGAGACCTGATCGTCGACCTCGAACTCACCAAGGGCTAG